The Terriglobus roseus sequence TCGCTGCGCTTCGCTCAGGATGACAAATGAGAACTGCGCTTCGCTCAGAATGGCAAATCTGTAAGAGAGATCAAGAACTGCGCTTCGCTCAGGATCACAGTTCTTGTTGAACGATCCCTGCGTCACAACTTCACTAAAGCTTTAGGAGTTCACCTTGATTCTTGCACCGCACGAGTTTGTCACGCTGGATACGCCCTATGGTCCGATGCGGACACACATTGTTCGTCCTGCCGCGCCGGGAAAGTATCCGGGACTGGTCTTTTATTCAGAGATTTTTCAGATCACCGAGCCCATTCGCCGCACGGCCGCGCTGTTGGCGGGGCATGGGTACATCGTCGCGATGCCCGAGGTTTATCACGAGTTTCTGCCGGCTGGGGAGGTGCTTGCGTATGACCAGGCAGGGTCCGACGTCGGCAATAAGTACAAGTACGAGAAGGAACTTGCCAGCTACGACGCGGACACGCGCGCGGTGCTGGATCACCTGAAGTCTCGTCCGGATTGCACCGGGCAGCTTGGTGCAATTGGCATCTGCCTGGGTGGTCACCTGTCGTTTCGTGCGGCCATGGAGCCGGACGTTTGTGCCACCGTCTGCTTCTATGGCACGGACATCCACAAGGGGTCGCTGGGCAAGGGGCAGAATGACGACTCGCTCGCTCGGGCGGCGGACATCAGGGGTGAGCTGTTAATGATCTGGGGTCGTCAGGATCCGCACATCCCGCTTGAAGGTCGCCGGATTGTTCTGGCTCGGTTGGATGAGTTGAATTTGCGTTTTGCCTGGCATGAGGTGAACGGAGCACATGCGTTCATGCGTGACGAGGGTGCTCGATACGATCCGGAGCTCGCGATGCACCTGTACCGAAAAACGCTGGATCTCTTCCATCGCAGTCTGGGGGCTGGCGATCGGTAAGGATGTTCAACCGTGGGTCACTCGCCAGCGTCGGACGAGGTTCTTTGCGGCGGAGGGCCACTCTGGAAAGTGGAAGTCGAAGCCGGCCTGTTCGAGGACGGCAGGGGCGACACGCCGGCTCTTGAGGATTAGCTCGGTCTCCGTCCGCACAAAGATGGCGCCGACTTCAAGCATGGCTGCGGTTGCGGGAAGGCCGAGGCGGTGGCCGGCTGCAAGCCGCAACTCTCGCATGAAGTCGCGGTTGGGCACGGGGCGGGGTGCGCACATGTTGACCGGGCCGCTGATGTTCTCGTTTTCGAGGAGGAAAAGCGTGGCGCGTACGAAGTCCTGATCGTGCATCCATGAGACGTACTGGTTGCCGTTGCCCTGCGTACCGCCCAGACCGTGACGGACGAGGCCGAGCAGGACGTCGAAGACGCCACCGGTGTCCGGGCTCATGACCATCGAAGTGCGCAGAGCGATGCGTCGCGTCGCAGGTGTTGGGGCGGCGTTGAGTTCGGCCTCCCACTGACGTCCGACGCCTACGGAGAAGGACCATGTCTCGGGAACGCCGGGCTCGGCCCCGCCCCACTCGCCGGTGAACTCGTCCTGCGGCTTGTCGATGGAGTGCCGATAGACGGTGGAGGTGGCAGCGTTGAGCCAGACCCTTGGCGGATGCTTCGCGCGGCCGATAGCTTCGCCGACGGCCCGCGTGGTCAGGGTCCGTGATTCGACGATCTGTTTGCGGTTCTCAGGGGTGTAACGGCAGTTCACACTGCGACCGCTGAGATGAATGACAGCGTCTGCGCCGTCGATTTCGCAAACCCATGTGCCAGCGGTTGTTCCATCCCATGCAGCGGTTCGCCATGGAGCCTGGGACGGCTTGCGCGAGAGTACGAGCACGTCGTCGCCGCGGGCGTGCAGCGCCTTGGCGAGCATCGTTCCAACCTGGCCCGATCCGCCTGGGATGATGATCTTCATTTACTCAAGATAACTCTTGATCCAGGGGTCTTCCGAGTGGGTGAGCTCGAGTGTGGTGCCATCGAAGACGACCTTACCCTCGTTCAGGACGAGGAACTTCGTGTTCTCATCCACACCGTTGTCCGGAATGGGCTTCGCAGTATTGCTCTCAGTGTCCCAGCGGCTTGTGGCGAGCAGAAAAGCATCCTGAAGACGGTGCGTGATCATGAGTGACGTGGTGTGTGAGACGTCACGCTGCTTGATGACCAGTTCCACGATCGTTGTGGATGTGATGGGATCGAGCCCGCCGGTGGGCGAGTCGTAGAGGATCAGGTCCGGCTTGGTGATGATAGCGCGGGCGATAGAAACGCGTCGGCGCATGCCGCCGGAGAGTTCGGAGGGGAACTTTTCGATGGCCTGGCTGAGTTCGACGAATTGCAGAGCCTCTTCGACACGTTTGTGCGATTCCTCCGCAGATACGCCTTCTTCGTTGAGGCGATAGGCGACATTGTCTTCGACGTTCATAGAGTCGAAGAGCGCGGACTCCTGGAAGACCATGCCGACGCGGCGACGCATCTTGAAGAGATCGCGTTCGGACATGGTGGTGATCTCTTCGCCGAAGACTTTGATGCTGCCGCTGTCGGGCTTCATGAGGCCGTTGATGAGCTTCATGAGGACGCTCTTTCCACCGCCGGCGGGGCCGAGGAGCACGCGCGTCTCGCCTGGGTTAACGGTGAGGCTGACGCCGTTGAGTACGGGGTCGCGCTCGAAGATGATGCTGACGTCCTTCAATTCGAGGACGGGGCCATCGTTCCGTGGCTGCTGGTCTGGCACCTGGGTCTCATCGGCCATGGCTTAGCGACCGAAGATGCCGATTGTGGCTCGGCTGATCAGGAAGTCGATGACGATGATGAAGACTGACGACACAACGACAGCCTGCGTGGTGGCCTTGCCGACACCCTGAGTGCCGCCCTTCGTGCTCATGCCGAAGTAGCAGCCGACCGAGGAGATGATGAAGCCGAAGAAAATGGGCTTCGTCATACCCTGAACGACATCGCCGTAGAGGAGAGCGCGGTAGCTGGTCCGCAGGTAGCTATGGCCGTTGAGGCCCAGCATGAAGACGCCGACCAGGCCGCCGCCGAGCATGCCGACGCCGTCCGACAGGATCGTGAGCCAGAAGAGCATGAAGACGGTCGCTGTGATGCGTGGAGTGACCAGTTTGCGAATGGGATCGACGCCCAGTGCGCGCATCGCGTCGATCTGTTCGGTCACTTTCATGGAGCCGAGTTCACTGGCCATACCCGAGGCGTTTCGGCCGGAGACCATGAGGCCTGTCAGCACAGGGCCAAGTTCCTTCACCATGGAGAGCGAGACGAGCGTGGCCGTCATACTGACCGCGCCGAATTGCTTCAGGGAAGCGACCGACTGCAGTGCCAGAACGCATCCGGTAAAGAAACCGGCGAGGATGACGATGGGCAGAGAGCCGATCCCGATGGAATCCATCTGCGTAAAGATATCGGCCAGGTAAATGGGTGGCGTGAAGAGCGAGCCGATCGCGCGAGCGCACAGGAGCGAATAGTCCTGGACCGCGATCAGCTTTTCTTTGGCGAACTCCGTTGGGGACGCAAATTTCATCAGTGGTCGGATGGCCTGTCTTGTAGCGGGAAGTCCCTGTCAAAGTATCAGATGCGCAAAGGCCCCATACCGTTTCGTACGTTTACGCGGTCTGTTCTTCGGATAGGTTCAAGAGCTCGGCGGGTGAGAAAATAGAGCGTGATGTCCAAGACCATGCAGGCAGTTGTACTCCACGGCAGGGAAGATCTTCGGTTGGAGACGGTGGCCGTGCCGCAACCCGGGCCGGGCGAACTGCTGCTGCGCGTTGGCGCGGCGCTGACCTGCGGCACGGATTTGAAGGTCTATCGGCGCGGCTATCACGCGAAGATGCTGGTACCACCGACTCTCTTCGGGCATGAGATTGCGGGAACCGTGATCTCCACGGGCGCTGATGTGGCCGGGTTCGAACCGGGGGATCGCGTGGTGGCGCTTAACTCAGCGCCATGTGGCGCATGCCTTTTCTGCCGGCGCGACCAGCCAAATCTTTGCAGCGATCTGCTCTTCAACAATGGCGCCTATGCGGAATACATTCGCATCCCCGCCCGCATCGTTGCGAAGAATACGCTCCATGTACCGAACGATGTGCCGTTTCAACACGCGGCGCTCACCGAACCGCTGGCTTGTGTGGTGCATGGGCTGGAGCAGTGCAATCCGCGTACAGGCGATACCGTTGTGGTGATTGGTGCGGGGCCCATTGGCCTTATGTTTCTTCGAACAGCGCAGATTGCTGGTTGCCGCGTGATTGCGGTGGTGAAGCGGGATGACCAGATTGTAAGCGCGAAGCGCTTTGGCGCGGATGAGGTGGTGCAGATTGCCGAGGGCGTGGACACCGTCGCCGCTGTTCGTGCACTGACGGAGGACGGTGAGGGCGCGGACATCGTCGTGGAGTGCGTTGCGACGCCTGCGACCTGGGAGCAGTCCGTGGAGATGGTGCGAAAGGGCGGCGTGGTGAATCTGTTCGGCGGACCGCCCAGCGGAACAACGGTTTCGTTCGATACCAACCGGCTGCACTACGGCGACATTATGCTGAAGGCGACGTTCCATCACACACCCGCTGCCTGTCGTCGCGCATTTGAGTTGATTACGAGCGGCCGCATGCGTGCGGAAGATTTCATCACCGCCACCACTGGACTCTCCGATGTGCCAGATGTCTTTCGGAGAATGCTGGTTCGTTCCGCGACGGGCACGTTAGATATCAAGACGGCGGTCCTGCCGGAGGTCGTGCAGTGAGCACCGCGACGGCATCGCAGCAGCGGCTTGAGGGAGCGCCGGTTGAATTTCTCGAGCCGGCAACACGGCCCACGCTAGCCGAGGCGCAGGCCTGGTGCAAGGCTCTGGCGAACTCGCACTATGAGAACTTCCACGTTGCCACGTACTTCCTACCCGCGAAGCTACGGCCGCACTTTCACGCGGTCTACGCCTACTGCCGCGTGTCGGACGATCTTGGCGACGAGGTGCCGGACCGCGCGACTGCCACGCGACTGTTGGATACGTGGGGCGCGATGCTGAACGAGTGCTACGACGCCCCGGAGCAGTCGCGGCACCCGGTCTTCGTCGCGTTGCGGCCCAGCATTGTGGAATGCGATCTGCCTCGGAAGCCATTTCTGGATCTGTTGTGTGCGTTCCAGGCCGACCAGGTGAAGACACGTTTCGCGACGCTGCAGGAAGACAACGATTATTCGCGCGACTCAGCGAATCCGGTTGGATCGCTGGTGCTTTACCTCTGTGGCTATCGTGATCCTGCGATGCACGCATTGAGTGACAAGACCTGTACGGCACTGCAACTCGCCAACTTCTGGCAGGATGTGGGCGAGGATCTACGCGAGCGTGACCGTGTTTATCTGCCGCAGGATCGGTTGGCGAAGCATGGACTGGATGACGACTTTCTGAAGCGCGGTGTTGAGAACGATGCTTATTGCGCGATGGTCCGGGAGTTATGCGCAGAGACGCGTGCGATGTTGTTGGAGGGTGCGCCGCTGATCGATCAGGTCGATCGCGAACTGGCCGCGACGCTACGCCTCTTCACCCAGGGCGGGCTTGCGATTTTGGATGCGATTGCTGCCATCGACTACAACACGTTGAGCCGTCGCATTGAAGTGAGCAAAAGCGCGAAGATGAAGCTGCTGGCTGGAGCGGCACTCAGTAAGCTGGGTGTGCATCGTGGTTCGCGAGGTCTGCGGTGACGGCTGAATTGACCGCGGCATATGCCCACTGCCGCGTCATTGCGAAGCGCGAGGCGAAGAACTTTTATTACGGCTTCATGGCGCTGCCCGCGCACAAGCGCGATGCCATGTGCGCAGTCTATGCGTTCATGCGACGTGCCGATGACATCAGCGACGACGAAAGCCTGTCACTCGATGACCGTCGCGAGCTCATGTCGAACTGGCTGGCCTCGTGGCGCGGTGAGCGTGCCGTCGACCCGCAGGATCGGCAGGTCTTCCTTGCGGTGCGCGACGTACAGGTAAGCTTCGGCGTAACGAACGATCTGCTGGAAAAGCTGGTGGCGGGTACGACGATGGACCTTGATCCCGCTGCGCCTGCGGGTGTGCGACGTATCCGCGTTGATGGCCGCACGATCGACCAGTATGAGTCTGCAGTAGCGCTGGAGCGCTACTGCTATCTGGTTGCGTCGGTGGTCGGCCTTGTGACGATCCGCATCTTCGGTTTCACCGACCCTGCCGCAGATGCATACGCGGAGCAGCTTGGCCTGGCCTTCCAGTTCACTAACATCCTGCGTGACGTAAAGGAAGATGCCGAGCGTGGTCGGATCTATCTGCCGCTGGAGTGGATGGAGCCTGCTGGCGTCACATCGGCCGATGTGTTGAAGGCAGCGGATTCCGGTGAAGCGTCGCCCGCAATGTACTCGGTACTGGCCGGGTTGGGGACGCGTGCAGAGACGTTCTACGGAGCACAGCACAAGTTAATCCCGCTGCTGGCGACCGACAGTCGCGCAGCGATGCGCGTCCTCATCAGCATTTATCACATGCTGCTGCAGGACATTCGCGCGAAGCACTATCGCGTCTTTCAGGAGCGCGTCAGCGTTTCCACGACGCGTAAACTCGCGGTCCTGGCGAAGGGCATGCTGGGCGGCCTGCTGGCGCGCGGCGGAGCGAAGCCTTGAGCATTCCTCACTTTGATGCGGTGGTCGTGGGCGCGGGACTTGCCGGCCTTGCAGCGGCATCCGCGCTAAGCGGTGCGGGCGGCAAGGTGCTGGTGCTGGAGCGCAAGCCGTTTGTGGGCGGTCGCGCTTACTCGTACGAGCATCCGTCTCTGCACGAAGAGATCGATTGCCAGCATGTGCTGCTGGGCTGTTGTACAAATCTTGTTCATCTTTGCGAGCAGGCGGGAGTTGCGGATCGCGTCCGCTGGTATGACGAACTCACGTTCCTTGAGCCGGGCCATGATGGCAAGGCCGTCCGTCGCACCACACTGAAGCCGGGTGGCATGCCTGCGCCGCTGCATACTTCGTTCGATTTCCTGCGCGCACCGATGCTCGAGCTTACCGACAAGATCGCGATCGCTCGTGGCCTGATGGATTTCATGCGCGGCTATCCGGCGGACGATACGGAGAGCTTCGCCACCTGGTTGAAGCGGACGAAGCAAACGCCGCGCGCGATCAAACACCTGTGGGAGCCTGTCATTGTCGGCGCGCTGAATGATGGCTTCGAGAACTGCTCGACGAAATATGCGGGACAAGTCTTCCACGAGTCGTTCCTGAAGTCCGCGCAAGGTGGACGTCTCGGTATTCCTGCGCTGCCCCTCTCGCAGTTCTATGGACATGTTGCGGAACATGCGGTGCGCCAGGGCGCGGAGCTGCGGCTGTCACAGTCGGTCACCGGACTGTCGCGCGCGCGCGAAGTGTGGACCATTGCTACCAGTGAAGGCGGCTTTACAGCCGACAACGTTGTGCTCGCTGTGCCATTTCAGCAGGCTGCTTCGCTGCTGCCGACGGATGCTTCGGGCGACGCGCTCAGGACTCAGATGGCGCAACTGCAGAATGCGCCGATCACCACGGTTCACCTTTGGTTTGAACGTGAGATCACCGAACTGGATCACGCGGCACTGCTCGACACGGGTATTCAGTGGATCTTTCAGAAGTCGCGCATTCGCCGAACGGCCGGGCAGGGAAGTTACTGTGAGTTGACAATCTCTGCGTCCTTCGCAGAGCTGCACCAGACTCGGGAAGAGATTCTGGCCAATGCTTTGCGCGAGCTTGCGATGTTCTTCCCGAAGGTGCGCGAGGTAAAGCTGGTGAAGAGCGGCATCCTGAAGGAGGCTCGCGCCACGTTCTCGGTCACACCCGGTTCGGATGCTCTTCGTCCTGCGCAGCGTACGGTTTGGCCTGGACTGTTCCTTGCGGGCGATTGGACCACAACGGGATGGCCTTCGACGATGGAGGGCGCGGTTCGTAGTGGCTACCTTGCTGCCGGGACTGTTGCTGGAACGAATTTCCTGAAGCCGGATCTGCCGGCTGAAGGATTAATGCGGATGATTGCTCCTTAGACCTTGAACTGGAAAGAAGCCACGTCTCAGAAGCGAGACGTGGGGCACCCGCTTTGTGCAGTCTTCTCGCTGCTCCTAACGAGTCAGAAGGAAGACACCGGCGCTGACGAAGATCGCCGCGAACCAGCGGCGGCGGTCCACGTTCTCCTTCAGGAAGAGCTTTGCCGCGATGGCCGTTGCGATGAAGGTCAGTGAGTTGGTCGCGGGGGCTACCAGGCTGAGGTCTGCGCCGGAGAGTGCGAAGAGCAGTGCGAAGAAGCTGATCGCCATGCAGGCGATGCCTGCGATGAGGAATGGCGATGTGACGACGGCCTTTATCGCGCCGAAGAGGCCGCTGTGCGCGCGGATCTCATCAAGGTCCCCGACACGCGTCATGGCCGCGGAGATGAGCGTCTCGCCGACGGTCGCGCCGAGGACCATGATGACGATGGTGATGATGGTGTCGCTGCTCAGGTGCGCGATCATGGCTGCACCCCTTCCAGTTCCGCCAAGGCAAGATGCTCGGTGCGGGAGGGTCCGTTCGCCACGAAGCCTACGCCGATCACAATGCAGGCGATGCCGGCCCAGCGCATAGGTGTGATGGACTCATGCAGCCAGAGCCTTCCGATAAGAGCGGTGACGACATTGCCGAAGGCAGTTGCAGGCTGTACGAAGGTGAGGTCGGCCCAACTCAATGCCGTCATGTAGCTGCCCATGAAGCTTATGAGCACGAGAATCCCGGCGGCGACCCACGGGTTGATCAGTGCGTGCAGCAGGAGGCCCAGGTGGGCGAACGAGACGGGACCGACCTGCTTCATGCCACGGCTCAGAAGTGCGTCGCCCAGGGACGCACCGAGCATGATGAAAATGAGCATGGCGTACTGTGAAGGCTTTAAACGATGAGACATTCTCCTTCATTGTATCGACCCGGTACCCCAGGCAGCCGCTAGGGCAGATACTGTCGTAGCCTTCCGCGGCGCCTGCTGCAAAGAAAGACGCCTCCGTCTCCGGAGGCGTCTTCGATGGGATTCTGGTGCGAACTACGCGTTCATGCTGACGGATTCCTGCGCCTTGAGGGCGTTCTCTTCCTTCTTGGCACGGGCAGCTTTGTTGCGCTGTGCGCGAAGCTTCATGAAGCTCTTTGCCTCAACGTACAGGCGGGGCACGTCGCGATTGACGATAGCCTTCCAGACAACGCGGGCAGCCGCCTTCGGACGGAAATAGTACTCGTCGTAGAACTTGTGGACCATCTCCATCACGTACTCGGTTGGCAGGCCGGGGTATTCGATGTGCGCCATCTGATGGCCGCCGCCGTCGTTCATGTTCTCGTTGGTGATGTAGCCGTTCTTCTCGGCGAAGTCATAGAACTCGGTGCCCGGGTAAGCGTGTGCGACGGAGACTTGGATGGTCTCGCAGTCGAGCTGCTTGGCGAAATTGATCGTGTTCCAGATCGACTCCTTCGTTTCGCCCGGCAGGCCGAGGATGAAGTCGGCATGGATGATGAGGCCGAGGTCGTGGCAGTCCTTGACGAACTCGCGGGCACGCTCAACGGTCGAGCCCTTCTTGATGTTCTTCAGGATCTGTGGATCGCCCGACTCGAAGCCCACGATCAACAGGCGGCAACCCGCTTCCTTCATGGCCTTCAACGTGTCGCGGTGGGTCGTGGTGCGGCTGGTGCAGGACCAGGTGA is a genomic window containing:
- a CDS encoding TIGR01777 family oxidoreductase; the protein is MKIIIPGGSGQVGTMLAKALHARGDDVLVLSRKPSQAPWRTAAWDGTTAGTWVCEIDGADAVIHLSGRSVNCRYTPENRKQIVESRTLTTRAVGEAIGRAKHPPRVWLNAATSTVYRHSIDKPQDEFTGEWGGAEPGVPETWSFSVGVGRQWEAELNAAPTPATRRIALRTSMVMSPDTGGVFDVLLGLVRHGLGGTQGNGNQYVSWMHDQDFVRATLFLLENENISGPVNMCAPRPVPNRDFMRELRLAAGHRLGLPATAAMLEVGAIFVRTETELILKSRRVAPAVLEQAGFDFHFPEWPSAAKNLVRRWRVTHG
- the hpnE gene encoding hydroxysqualene dehydroxylase HpnE, translated to MSIPHFDAVVVGAGLAGLAAASALSGAGGKVLVLERKPFVGGRAYSYEHPSLHEEIDCQHVLLGCCTNLVHLCEQAGVADRVRWYDELTFLEPGHDGKAVRRTTLKPGGMPAPLHTSFDFLRAPMLELTDKIAIARGLMDFMRGYPADDTESFATWLKRTKQTPRAIKHLWEPVIVGALNDGFENCSTKYAGQVFHESFLKSAQGGRLGIPALPLSQFYGHVAEHAVRQGAELRLSQSVTGLSRAREVWTIATSEGGFTADNVVLAVPFQQAASLLPTDASGDALRTQMAQLQNAPITTVHLWFEREITELDHAALLDTGIQWIFQKSRIRRTAGQGSYCELTISASFAELHQTREEILANALRELAMFFPKVREVKLVKSGILKEARATFSVTPGSDALRPAQRTVWPGLFLAGDWTTTGWPSTMEGAVRSGYLAAGTVAGTNFLKPDLPAEGLMRMIAP
- a CDS encoding EamA family transporter, with amino-acid sequence MSHRLKPSQYAMLIFIMLGASLGDALLSRGMKQVGPVSFAHLGLLLHALINPWVAAGILVLISFMGSYMTALSWADLTFVQPATAFGNVVTALIGRLWLHESITPMRWAGIACIVIGVGFVANGPSRTEHLALAELEGVQP
- a CDS encoding phytoene/squalene synthase family protein produces the protein MTAELTAAYAHCRVIAKREAKNFYYGFMALPAHKRDAMCAVYAFMRRADDISDDESLSLDDRRELMSNWLASWRGERAVDPQDRQVFLAVRDVQVSFGVTNDLLEKLVAGTTMDLDPAAPAGVRRIRVDGRTIDQYESAVALERYCYLVASVVGLVTIRIFGFTDPAADAYAEQLGLAFQFTNILRDVKEDAERGRIYLPLEWMEPAGVTSADVLKAADSGEASPAMYSVLAGLGTRAETFYGAQHKLIPLLATDSRAAMRVLISIYHMLLQDIRAKHYRVFQERVSVSTTRKLAVLAKGMLGGLLARGGAKP
- a CDS encoding dienelactone hydrolase family protein, with the protein product MILAPHEFVTLDTPYGPMRTHIVRPAAPGKYPGLVFYSEIFQITEPIRRTAALLAGHGYIVAMPEVYHEFLPAGEVLAYDQAGSDVGNKYKYEKELASYDADTRAVLDHLKSRPDCTGQLGAIGICLGGHLSFRAAMEPDVCATVCFYGTDIHKGSLGKGQNDDSLARAADIRGELLMIWGRQDPHIPLEGRRIVLARLDELNLRFAWHEVNGAHAFMRDEGARYDPELAMHLYRKTLDLFHRSLGAGDR
- a CDS encoding EamA family transporter — translated: MIAHLSSDTIITIVIMVLGATVGETLISAAMTRVGDLDEIRAHSGLFGAIKAVVTSPFLIAGIACMAISFFALLFALSGADLSLVAPATNSLTFIATAIAAKLFLKENVDRRRWFAAIFVSAGVFLLTR
- the hpnC gene encoding squalene synthase HpnC, whose product is MSTATASQQRLEGAPVEFLEPATRPTLAEAQAWCKALANSHYENFHVATYFLPAKLRPHFHAVYAYCRVSDDLGDEVPDRATATRLLDTWGAMLNECYDAPEQSRHPVFVALRPSIVECDLPRKPFLDLLCAFQADQVKTRFATLQEDNDYSRDSANPVGSLVLYLCGYRDPAMHALSDKTCTALQLANFWQDVGEDLRERDRVYLPQDRLAKHGLDDDFLKRGVENDAYCAMVRELCAETRAMLLEGAPLIDQVDRELAATLRLFTQGGLAILDAIAAIDYNTLSRRIEVSKSAKMKLLAGAALSKLGVHRGSRGLR
- a CDS encoding MlaE family ABC transporter permease, which encodes MKFASPTEFAKEKLIAVQDYSLLCARAIGSLFTPPIYLADIFTQMDSIGIGSLPIVILAGFFTGCVLALQSVASLKQFGAVSMTATLVSLSMVKELGPVLTGLMVSGRNASGMASELGSMKVTEQIDAMRALGVDPIRKLVTPRITATVFMLFWLTILSDGVGMLGGGLVGVFMLGLNGHSYLRTSYRALLYGDVVQGMTKPIFFGFIISSVGCYFGMSTKGGTQGVGKATTQAVVVSSVFIIVIDFLISRATIGIFGR
- a CDS encoding zinc-dependent alcohol dehydrogenase, which translates into the protein MSKTMQAVVLHGREDLRLETVAVPQPGPGELLLRVGAALTCGTDLKVYRRGYHAKMLVPPTLFGHEIAGTVISTGADVAGFEPGDRVVALNSAPCGACLFCRRDQPNLCSDLLFNNGAYAEYIRIPARIVAKNTLHVPNDVPFQHAALTEPLACVVHGLEQCNPRTGDTVVVIGAGPIGLMFLRTAQIAGCRVIAVVKRDDQIVSAKRFGADEVVQIAEGVDTVAAVRALTEDGEGADIVVECVATPATWEQSVEMVRKGGVVNLFGGPPSGTTVSFDTNRLHYGDIMLKATFHHTPAACRRAFELITSGRMRAEDFITATTGLSDVPDVFRRMLVRSATGTLDIKTAVLPEVVQ
- a CDS encoding ABC transporter ATP-binding protein; this encodes MADETQVPDQQPRNDGPVLELKDVSIIFERDPVLNGVSLTVNPGETRVLLGPAGGGKSVLMKLINGLMKPDSGSIKVFGEEITTMSERDLFKMRRRVGMVFQESALFDSMNVEDNVAYRLNEEGVSAEESHKRVEEALQFVELSQAIEKFPSELSGGMRRRVSIARAIITKPDLILYDSPTGGLDPITSTTIVELVIKQRDVSHTTSLMITHRLQDAFLLATSRWDTESNTAKPIPDNGVDENTKFLVLNEGKVVFDGTTLELTHSEDPWIKSYLE